One segment of Desulfurobacterium indicum DNA contains the following:
- the glyA gene encoding serine hydroxymethyltransferase, with the protein MRGKVREFDPEVFEALKCEYKRQNEHLELIASENFTSEAVMEAQGSVLTNKYAEGLPGKRYYGGCECVDIVEKLAIERCKKLFDAEHVNVQPHSGSQANQAVYLAVLKPGDTILSMNLSHGGHLSHGSPVNMTGKYFKVVQYGVRKDTETIDFDQVAQLAREHKPKLIICGASAYPRIIDFDKFREIADEVGAYLMADIAHIAGLVVTGLHPSPMEACHFVTTTTHKTLRGPRGGVTMCKAEFGKEIDKAVFPGLQGGPLMHVIAAKAVAFKEAMTPEFKTYQEQVVLNAKAMAEELQKEGFRIVSGGTDNHLMLVDLTDKGITGKEAEAALGKANITVNKNTIPFDTRSPFVTSGIRIGTPAITTRGIKEQEARRIAQLIATVLKNIDDDAVIAKVKEEVIEICGKHPLYPEMASLYQ; encoded by the coding sequence ATGAGAGGAAAAGTTAGAGAGTTTGACCCGGAAGTTTTTGAGGCGCTTAAATGTGAGTACAAGCGTCAGAATGAGCACCTTGAGCTTATTGCTTCTGAAAACTTTACAAGTGAAGCTGTTATGGAGGCTCAAGGTTCCGTTCTTACCAATAAGTATGCTGAAGGACTTCCAGGGAAAAGGTACTATGGTGGATGTGAATGTGTAGATATCGTTGAGAAGCTTGCAATTGAAAGATGTAAGAAACTTTTCGATGCCGAGCATGTAAACGTTCAGCCCCATTCCGGTTCTCAGGCGAATCAAGCTGTTTACCTTGCCGTTTTAAAGCCAGGTGATACGATTCTCTCAATGAACCTTTCTCACGGTGGACACCTTTCCCACGGTTCACCTGTAAACATGACAGGTAAGTACTTTAAGGTTGTTCAGTACGGTGTTAGGAAAGACACTGAAACGATAGACTTTGACCAGGTTGCCCAGCTTGCAAGAGAACATAAGCCAAAGCTTATAATCTGCGGTGCTTCTGCGTATCCGAGAATTATAGACTTTGATAAATTTAGAGAAATCGCTGACGAGGTTGGTGCTTATCTCATGGCTGACATAGCTCACATAGCAGGTCTTGTTGTTACCGGACTTCATCCTTCACCGATGGAAGCTTGCCACTTCGTTACAACAACAACTCACAAGACACTTAGAGGACCTCGTGGCGGTGTTACAATGTGTAAGGCAGAGTTTGGTAAAGAAATAGACAAGGCTGTGTTCCCGGGACTTCAGGGTGGTCCTCTCATGCACGTCATAGCTGCTAAGGCCGTTGCTTTTAAGGAAGCGATGACACCAGAATTTAAAACTTATCAGGAGCAGGTTGTTCTTAACGCAAAAGCTATGGCTGAGGAACTTCAGAAGGAAGGATTCAGAATTGTATCTGGCGGAACAGACAACCATCTTATGCTTGTTGACCTTACAGATAAAGGTATTACAGGAAAAGAGGCAGAAGCTGCTCTTGGAAAGGCTAACATTACGGTTAACAAAAATACAATTCCTTTTGATACAAGAAGTCCCTTTGTTACAAGTGGTATAAGGATAGGTACTCCTGCCATAACGACAAGGGGTATTAAAGAACAGGAAGCAAGGAGAATTGCTCAGCTAATTGCAACTGTTCTTAAAAACATTGACGATGATGCTGTAATAGCAAAGGTTAAAGAAGAAGTTATTGAAATTTGCGGGAAACACCCACTCTACCCTGAAATGGCATCACTCTATCAGTAA
- a CDS encoding ribose-phosphate diphosphokinase, with amino-acid sequence MNQVKLITGNANPELAKAVAGHLGIPLANVTVGRFSDGEIQVVLNESVRDDDVFIIQPLCSPSNDYIMELLLLADALKRASAGRITAVIPYFAYGRQDRKVNPRDPISARLLADIITVAGVNHIVVVDLHAKQVEGFFDLPVDHLEARPVLADYFLRRGFSEEDTVIVSPDIGGVARARNFAKVFNAPIAIIDKRRPKPNVAEVMNIIGEVKGKKAIIIDDIIDTAGTIVNAAKAIKERGATEVYATCTHPVFSGPAVERLSKAVKEGVLKEVVVTDTIPLGNKSFEGAKILSISGMLAEAIRRIHFGESVSKMFNF; translated from the coding sequence ATGAATCAGGTAAAACTGATTACGGGAAACGCAAACCCAGAACTTGCAAAAGCTGTTGCAGGGCACCTTGGAATTCCCCTTGCCAATGTTACGGTAGGAAGGTTCAGCGACGGCGAAATTCAGGTTGTACTTAACGAAAGCGTTAGAGACGACGATGTCTTTATAATTCAGCCTTTGTGCAGTCCTTCCAACGACTACATAATGGAACTACTTTTGCTTGCAGACGCACTCAAGAGAGCCTCTGCAGGAAGAATAACGGCTGTAATTCCTTATTTTGCTTACGGAAGGCAAGACAGAAAGGTCAATCCAAGAGATCCCATCTCTGCACGTTTACTTGCAGACATTATTACTGTTGCCGGTGTTAACCACATAGTTGTTGTTGATCTTCACGCAAAACAGGTAGAAGGCTTTTTTGACCTGCCTGTTGATCACCTTGAAGCAAGACCTGTCCTCGCAGACTACTTCTTAAGACGCGGATTTAGTGAAGAGGATACAGTTATCGTGTCACCTGACATTGGTGGCGTTGCCAGGGCAAGAAACTTTGCAAAGGTATTTAACGCACCAATTGCAATAATAGACAAAAGAAGACCTAAACCAAACGTTGCAGAGGTTATGAACATCATAGGTGAAGTTAAGGGAAAGAAAGCAATCATCATTGATGACATCATAGATACTGCCGGAACAATCGTCAACGCTGCAAAGGCAATAAAAGAAAGAGGCGCTACTGAAGTTTACGCAACATGTACACATCCCGTATTTTCAGGACCTGCCGTTGAAAGGCTGTCAAAAGCTGTTAAAGAAGGTGTCCTGAAAGAGGTTGTTGTTACAGACACAATTCCTCTTGGCAATAAATCATTTGAAGGCGCAAAAATCCTCTCTATATCAGGTATGCTTGCAGAAGCAATAAGAAGAATTCACTTTGGTGAATCAGTCAGCAAAATGTTCAACTTTTAA
- the rpe gene encoding ribulose-phosphate 3-epimerase, which produces MALLAPSILSADFANLERDIKKAVHAGADAIHVDVMDGRFVPNITIGPCVVESIRKVTDKPLDVHLMIVEPEKYVKAFADAGADWISVHFEASIHLHRTVSMIKELENKAGVVINPATPVEFLIDILPFVDFVLIMSVNPGFGGQKFIPETLEKVKKLKRWREEKELNFLIEMDGGVKLDNISEIINAGVDIAVAGSAVFKGKIEENVKKFKQLIG; this is translated from the coding sequence ATGGCTCTACTTGCTCCTTCCATACTCTCGGCAGATTTTGCAAATCTTGAAAGAGACATTAAAAAGGCTGTGCACGCAGGAGCAGACGCCATTCATGTTGATGTGATGGACGGCCGTTTCGTTCCAAACATTACTATAGGCCCTTGTGTTGTAGAATCCATAAGAAAAGTCACCGATAAGCCTCTTGACGTTCATCTTATGATAGTAGAGCCCGAAAAATACGTGAAAGCTTTTGCCGATGCAGGAGCTGACTGGATATCTGTTCACTTTGAAGCTTCAATTCATCTTCACAGAACTGTATCAATGATAAAAGAGTTAGAAAATAAAGCAGGCGTTGTAATAAACCCAGCGACACCGGTAGAATTTTTAATAGACATCCTTCCTTTTGTTGATTTTGTTCTAATAATGTCCGTCAATCCTGGTTTTGGAGGTCAAAAGTTTATTCCCGAAACACTTGAAAAGGTCAAAAAACTCAAAAGGTGGAGAGAGGAAAAAGAATTAAACTTCCTAATAGAGATGGACGGCGGTGTGAAGCTTGACAACATTTCTGAGATAATTAATGCCGGAGTTGACATTGCAGTTGCAGGTTCAGCTGTGTTTAAAGGAAAGATAGAAGAAAATGTAAAGAAATTTAAACAATTAATCGGATAG